One genomic segment of Carassius auratus strain Wakin chromosome 29, ASM336829v1, whole genome shotgun sequence includes these proteins:
- the LOC113048170 gene encoding caprin-2-like isoform X1, translating to MRETKIMVQLSPSRTIETLTPSELTVEKEDDQGSPKSESPRVLTALQLTFNPTTTTTYYGYEQYIEDSLICLKHKIRNIEKKKLKLESYSERIKKGDKLNPDQLEAVGKYDEVIHNLTFAKELQKTIGALTQDLLKAQRKAARQEKLMRIEEERKRLSLILQVQYVLHSLQREDVRRNFCNTRQHSCYLSTQDIESLLDLASLLGCKRNHRMSLEDQMEQAAIVYGELLEGDESPVAGSTYKHMKEKLLRLVDCGFFDHVPLPKVDCQEKTETLKADPQSRPCGLSTLVKLSSKEVPSKEFLNRRYLPETDVTERRQDENASPRSWKEEFLAMKEREPPDSWEMEFSDPPASSQSPIQKPWKGAAGLIPKTADIAKRPTVDPKEKCQRKSKGEQDSKPTPVAVEVFSSPSPLPKDPVQRKQQLESLMDQISGSFSFMQESLLDGETSPINVQTKRCRPSPGSSTPLAQRNLTKSPSDILPPSQQSTPLRILLSGEAKGSLSNGDRSINSSDEEKPHKQGEGFTSPPLYRRGSSISVPLENQSTVQAGKQMLCNGVSATVSAQTFSTPPSHRSISAENAFHNLHSVFNMASLPISESSAMKSDESGFSESMHLSYTSAKTQNCSTISTQTPPELNLPEDDQQIEGQYQLECPVSAGGHAFSGTQPQSRLGQSCFPRGTARGMTRAGRGLGHSYRSPGGYRGGYEAYRVNMRSPGGGFISQTHTPHRDPGSALYVSRENGYHQNFKRGGGTATQRSNAGWSDSSQVSSPDREGAYPLDSGISDTHSIPSMEVPITPQGQHTLMPVHLYPVTQLRVAFSAARTANFAPGTLDQPISFDLLHTNLGDMFDTTTGRFTCPASGAYVFIFHILKLAISVPLYINLMRNEEVMVSAYANDGAPDHETGSNHAILQLFQGDQVWLRLHRGAIYGSSWKYSTFSGFLLYQD from the exons ATGAG AGAGACTAAGATCATGGTTCAGCTGTCACCATCTCGGACTATAGAGACATTAACTCCGTCAGAGCTGACCGTGGAGAAGGAAGATGACCAGGGCAGCCCTAAATCCGAGTCCCCTCGAGTGCTTACAGCCCTCCAGCTCACCTTTAACCCCACCACCACGACCACCTATTACGGTTATGAGCAATACATTGAGGACAGCCTCATCTGCCTCAAGCACAAGATCCGCAACATTGAGAAAAAGAAG CTGAAACTGGAGAGCTACAGTGAGAGGATTAAGAAGGGGGACAAACTAAATCCAGACCAACTG GAAGCTGTGGGGAAGTATGATGAGGTGATCCACAATCTTACATTTGCCAAAGAGCTCCAGAAGACCATTGGTGCCCTCACACAAGAT TTATTGAAGGCTCAGCGAAAAGCTGCTCGACAAGAGAAGTTGATGAGGATTGAAGAAGAGCGGAAACGTCTGAGCTTGATACTCCAGGTGCAGTACGTCCTCCACAGTCTGCAGAGAGAGGACGTCCGGAGGAACTTCTGCAACACAAGACAACATTCCTGTTACCTGTCCACACAGGACATTGAGAGCTTGCTGGATCTGGCCTCATTATTGGGATGCAAAAGAAACCATAGGATGAG TTTAGAGGATCAGATGGAACAGGCTGCTATTGTTTACGGGGAGCTTCTGGAAGGGGACGAAAGCCCAGTTGCTGGCTCAACAT ATAAGCACATGAAGGAAAAGCTACTTCGGCTAGTGGACTGTGGCTTTTTTGATCACGTACCACTTCCTAAAGTTGACTGTCAAGAGAAGACTGAGACCCTAAAGGCGGACCCTCAATCTAGGCCTTGTGGCCTGTCCA CACTGGTGAAGCTGAGCTCAAAAGAAGTGCCTTCCAAAGAG TTTCTTAACAGACGATACCTGCCTGAAACGGATGTCACTGAGCGCAGACAGGATGAGAACGCCTCGCCCCGTTCTTGGAAGGAGGAGTTTTTAGCCATGAAGGAAAGGGAACCACCAGACTCATGGGAAATGGAGTTTTCTGATCCTCCTGCATCCTCTCAGTCCCCCATACAGAAGCCATGGAAAGGAGCGGCAGGATTGATTCCGAAGACTGCGGACATTGCGAAGAGACCTACGGTTGACCCAAAAGAG AAATGTCAAAGAAAGAGCAAGGGGGAGCAGGACTCTAAACCG ACGCCTGTCGCAGTGGAAGTCTTTAGCTCTCCGTCTCCATTACCTAAAGACCCCGTTCAGCGCAAACAGCAGTTGGAGTCTCTGATGGACCAGATCTCAGGATCCTTCAGCTTCATGCAG GAGTCTCTTCTGGATGGAGAAACATCACCCATAAACGTTCAAACAAAGAGATGCCGTCCATCTCCAGGCTCGTCTACTCCTCTTG CACAGAGGAACTTAACAAAAAGCCCATCAGATATTCTGCCTCCATCCCAGCAG AGCACTCCATTACGGATTCTGCTGTCTGGAGAGGCTAAAGGCAGTCTGTCGAATGGAGATCGCTCTATAAACTCCTCGGATGAAGAGAAGCCACAT AAACAAGGTGAGGGCTTCACCTCTCCTCCACTGTACCGCAGGGGATCTTCCATCTCAGTCCCATTAGAAAACCAGAGCACTGTACAG gcaGGAAAGCAAATGTTATGCAATGGAGTATCAGCCACTGTGTCTGCACAGACGTTTTCCACCCCACCTAGTCACAGATCCATCAGCGCAGAAAACGCCTTCCACAACCTTCACTCT GTGTTTAATATGGCATCTTTGCCCATAAGTGAAAGCTCAGCGATGAAGTCAGATGAAAGTGGTTTCTCTGAGTCCATGCATCTGAGTTACACATCAGCCAAAACCCAGAATTGCTCCACCATCAGCACCCAAACACCTCCTGAGCTCAACCTACCCGAAGATGACCAACAGATTG AAGGCCAGTACCAGCTGGAGTGTCCGGTCAGTGCAGGTGGACACGCGTTTTCAGGCACTCAGCCACAGTCTCGTCTGGGTCAGTCGTGCTTCCCCCGCGGTACAGCGAGAGGTATGACGCGTGCAGGCAGGGGTTTGGGTCACTCATACAGATCACCTGGTGGCTACAGAG GTGGTTATGAGGCATACAGAGTGAATATGCGTTCCCCAGGAGGAGGCTTCATATCCCAGACCCACACACCACACCGAGACCCTGGATCTGCCCTCTATGTGTCCAGA GAAAACGGGTATCACCAGAACTTCAAACGAGGTGGAGGCACAGCAACCCAAAGGAGCAATG CGGGTTGGAGTGACTCCTCTCAGGTGAGCAGCCCGGACCGGGAGGGTGCGTATCCCCTCGACTCAGGAATCAGTGACACACACTCCATCCCGTCAATGGAAGTGCCCATCACGCCCCAGGGCCAGCACACACTGATGCCCGTACACTTGTACCCGGTCACCCAACTCCGCGTGGCCTTCTCTGCAGCCCGCACGGCGAACTTTGCCCCCGGCACTCTGGATCAGCCGATCTCCTTTGACCTGCTGCACACCAACCTTGGCGACATGTTTGACACGACCACAGGGCGCTTCACTTGTCCCGCTTCCGGTGCTTACGTCTTCATCTTCCACATCCTGAAGCTAGCCATTAGCGTACCCTTGTACATCAACCTCATGCGCAACGAAGAGGTCATGGTGTCTGCTTATGCCAATGATGGTGCTCCTGACCATGAGACCGGCAGCAATCATGCTATCCTCCAGCTGTTCCAGGGCGACCAAGTGTGGCTGCGACTGCACCGTGGCGCCATCTATGGCAGTAGCTGGAAGTACAGCACCTTTTCTGGTTTCCTGTTGTACCAGGACTGA
- the LOC113048170 gene encoding caprin-2-like isoform X2: MRETKIMVQLSPSRTIETLTPSELTVEKEDDQGSPKSESPRVLTALQLTFNPTTTTTYYGYEQYIEDSLICLKHKIRNIEKKKLKLESYSERIKKGDKLNPDQLEAVGKYDEVIHNLTFAKELQKTIGALTQDLLKAQRKAARQEKLMRIEEERKRLSLILQVQYVLHSLQREDVRRNFCNTRQHSCYLSTQDIESLLDLASLLGCKRNHRMSLEDQMEQAAIVYGELLEGDESPVAGSTYKHMKEKLLRLVDCGFFDHVPLPKVDCQEKTETLKADPQSRPCGLSTLVKLSSKEVPSKEFLNRRYLPETDVTERRQDENASPRSWKEEFLAMKEREPPDSWEMEFSDPPASSQSPIQKPWKGAAGLIPKTADIAKRPTVDPKEKCQRKSKGEQDSKPTPVAVEVFSSPSPLPKDPVQRKQQLESLMDQISGSFSFMQESLLDGETSPINVQTKRCRPSPGSSTPLAQRNLTKSPSDILPPSQQSTPLRILLSGEAKGSLSNGDRSINSSDEEKPHKQGEGFTSPPLYRRGSSISVPLENQSTVQAGKQMLCNGVSATVSAQTFSTPPSHRSISAENAFHNLHSVFNMASLPISESSAMKSDESGFSESMHLSYTSAKTQNCSTISTQTPPELNLPEDDQQIEGQYQLECPVSAGGHAFSGTQPQSRLGQSCFPRGTARGGYEAYRVNMRSPGGGFISQTHTPHRDPGSALYVSRENGYHQNFKRGGGTATQRSNAGWSDSSQVSSPDREGAYPLDSGISDTHSIPSMEVPITPQGQHTLMPVHLYPVTQLRVAFSAARTANFAPGTLDQPISFDLLHTNLGDMFDTTTGRFTCPASGAYVFIFHILKLAISVPLYINLMRNEEVMVSAYANDGAPDHETGSNHAILQLFQGDQVWLRLHRGAIYGSSWKYSTFSGFLLYQD; this comes from the exons ATGAG AGAGACTAAGATCATGGTTCAGCTGTCACCATCTCGGACTATAGAGACATTAACTCCGTCAGAGCTGACCGTGGAGAAGGAAGATGACCAGGGCAGCCCTAAATCCGAGTCCCCTCGAGTGCTTACAGCCCTCCAGCTCACCTTTAACCCCACCACCACGACCACCTATTACGGTTATGAGCAATACATTGAGGACAGCCTCATCTGCCTCAAGCACAAGATCCGCAACATTGAGAAAAAGAAG CTGAAACTGGAGAGCTACAGTGAGAGGATTAAGAAGGGGGACAAACTAAATCCAGACCAACTG GAAGCTGTGGGGAAGTATGATGAGGTGATCCACAATCTTACATTTGCCAAAGAGCTCCAGAAGACCATTGGTGCCCTCACACAAGAT TTATTGAAGGCTCAGCGAAAAGCTGCTCGACAAGAGAAGTTGATGAGGATTGAAGAAGAGCGGAAACGTCTGAGCTTGATACTCCAGGTGCAGTACGTCCTCCACAGTCTGCAGAGAGAGGACGTCCGGAGGAACTTCTGCAACACAAGACAACATTCCTGTTACCTGTCCACACAGGACATTGAGAGCTTGCTGGATCTGGCCTCATTATTGGGATGCAAAAGAAACCATAGGATGAG TTTAGAGGATCAGATGGAACAGGCTGCTATTGTTTACGGGGAGCTTCTGGAAGGGGACGAAAGCCCAGTTGCTGGCTCAACAT ATAAGCACATGAAGGAAAAGCTACTTCGGCTAGTGGACTGTGGCTTTTTTGATCACGTACCACTTCCTAAAGTTGACTGTCAAGAGAAGACTGAGACCCTAAAGGCGGACCCTCAATCTAGGCCTTGTGGCCTGTCCA CACTGGTGAAGCTGAGCTCAAAAGAAGTGCCTTCCAAAGAG TTTCTTAACAGACGATACCTGCCTGAAACGGATGTCACTGAGCGCAGACAGGATGAGAACGCCTCGCCCCGTTCTTGGAAGGAGGAGTTTTTAGCCATGAAGGAAAGGGAACCACCAGACTCATGGGAAATGGAGTTTTCTGATCCTCCTGCATCCTCTCAGTCCCCCATACAGAAGCCATGGAAAGGAGCGGCAGGATTGATTCCGAAGACTGCGGACATTGCGAAGAGACCTACGGTTGACCCAAAAGAG AAATGTCAAAGAAAGAGCAAGGGGGAGCAGGACTCTAAACCG ACGCCTGTCGCAGTGGAAGTCTTTAGCTCTCCGTCTCCATTACCTAAAGACCCCGTTCAGCGCAAACAGCAGTTGGAGTCTCTGATGGACCAGATCTCAGGATCCTTCAGCTTCATGCAG GAGTCTCTTCTGGATGGAGAAACATCACCCATAAACGTTCAAACAAAGAGATGCCGTCCATCTCCAGGCTCGTCTACTCCTCTTG CACAGAGGAACTTAACAAAAAGCCCATCAGATATTCTGCCTCCATCCCAGCAG AGCACTCCATTACGGATTCTGCTGTCTGGAGAGGCTAAAGGCAGTCTGTCGAATGGAGATCGCTCTATAAACTCCTCGGATGAAGAGAAGCCACAT AAACAAGGTGAGGGCTTCACCTCTCCTCCACTGTACCGCAGGGGATCTTCCATCTCAGTCCCATTAGAAAACCAGAGCACTGTACAG gcaGGAAAGCAAATGTTATGCAATGGAGTATCAGCCACTGTGTCTGCACAGACGTTTTCCACCCCACCTAGTCACAGATCCATCAGCGCAGAAAACGCCTTCCACAACCTTCACTCT GTGTTTAATATGGCATCTTTGCCCATAAGTGAAAGCTCAGCGATGAAGTCAGATGAAAGTGGTTTCTCTGAGTCCATGCATCTGAGTTACACATCAGCCAAAACCCAGAATTGCTCCACCATCAGCACCCAAACACCTCCTGAGCTCAACCTACCCGAAGATGACCAACAGATTG AAGGCCAGTACCAGCTGGAGTGTCCGGTCAGTGCAGGTGGACACGCGTTTTCAGGCACTCAGCCACAGTCTCGTCTGGGTCAGTCGTGCTTCCCCCGCGGTACAGCGAGAG GTGGTTATGAGGCATACAGAGTGAATATGCGTTCCCCAGGAGGAGGCTTCATATCCCAGACCCACACACCACACCGAGACCCTGGATCTGCCCTCTATGTGTCCAGA GAAAACGGGTATCACCAGAACTTCAAACGAGGTGGAGGCACAGCAACCCAAAGGAGCAATG CGGGTTGGAGTGACTCCTCTCAGGTGAGCAGCCCGGACCGGGAGGGTGCGTATCCCCTCGACTCAGGAATCAGTGACACACACTCCATCCCGTCAATGGAAGTGCCCATCACGCCCCAGGGCCAGCACACACTGATGCCCGTACACTTGTACCCGGTCACCCAACTCCGCGTGGCCTTCTCTGCAGCCCGCACGGCGAACTTTGCCCCCGGCACTCTGGATCAGCCGATCTCCTTTGACCTGCTGCACACCAACCTTGGCGACATGTTTGACACGACCACAGGGCGCTTCACTTGTCCCGCTTCCGGTGCTTACGTCTTCATCTTCCACATCCTGAAGCTAGCCATTAGCGTACCCTTGTACATCAACCTCATGCGCAACGAAGAGGTCATGGTGTCTGCTTATGCCAATGATGGTGCTCCTGACCATGAGACCGGCAGCAATCATGCTATCCTCCAGCTGTTCCAGGGCGACCAAGTGTGGCTGCGACTGCACCGTGGCGCCATCTATGGCAGTAGCTGGAAGTACAGCACCTTTTCTGGTTTCCTGTTGTACCAGGACTGA
- the LOC113048171 gene encoding SIN3-HDAC complex-associated factor-like, whose amino-acid sequence MFGFHKPKMYRSLDGCCICRAKSSSSRFTDSKRYERDFQSCFGLGETRSGEICNACVLLVKRWKKLPVGSKKNWNHVVDARGGPSLKTTVKSKKVKSLSTRIRPNQLSRVQKELKRHNSDAHSTTSSTSPAQSPSYSNQSDEGSDSELTPGSARSPVFSFLDLTYWKRQRVCCGIIYKGRFGEVLIDPHLYKPCCQKKQEQEEEEEEEEEDGDLEKEEVQSSQEILSSIQPHSSPQIKMEQEVDEEW is encoded by the exons ATGTTTGGCTTTCATAAGCCGAAGATGTACCGCAGCCTTGATGGATGCTGCATCTGCAGGGCAAAATCCTCCAGCTCTCGTTTCACTGACAGCAAACGCTATGAGAGAGACTTTCAGAGCTGCTTTGG TTTAGGGGAGACTCGCTCTGGTGAAATCTGCAATGCTTGTGTTCTGCTGGTGAAGCGCTGGAAGAAGCTTCCCGTCGGTTCCAAGAAGAACTGGAATCAT GTGGTTGATGCGCGAGGGGGGCCCAGTCTGAAAACTACAGTGAAGTCAAAGAAAGTAAAATCCCTGTCCACACGGATCCGACCGAACCAGCTCAGCAGAGTTCAGAAGGAACTGAAGAGACACA ATTCAGATGCTCACAGCACCACGTCCAGCACAAGCCCCGCCCAGTCGCCCAGCTACAGTAACCAATCAGATGAAGGCTCTGACTCTGAGTTGACTCCTGGCTCCGCCCGCTCTCCAGTCTTTTCCTTCTTGGACCTGACATACTGGAAAAG GCAGCGGGTATGTTGTGGCATCATCTATAAAGGTCGCTTTGGGGAGGTTCTGATTGACCCTCATCTCTACAAGCCCTGCTGTCAGAAAAAACAGGagcaagaggaagaagaggaggaggaggaggaggacggtGATCTTGAGAAAGAGGAGGTGCAGAGCAGTCAAGAAATTCTCTCGTCCATTCAACCGCACTCCTCTCCTCAAATAAAAATGGAGCAGGAAGTGGACGAGGAGTGGTGA